A portion of the Blastochloris tepida genome contains these proteins:
- the moaA gene encoding GTP 3',8-cyclase MoaA: MGAARPATVPMVDSFGRHIHYLRVSVTDRCDFRCIYCMSETMSFLPRQDLLSLEELDRLCSAFVVKGVRRLRLTGGEPLVRRDVMTLIASLSRHLVTGALEELTLTTNGSRLATFAAALAGSGVRRVNVSLDTRNPDTFRAITRGGGLETVQAGIKAARAAGLKVKINTVALKGINDGEIEELIRWAHGEGMDLTLIEVMPLGEVAGDRLDQYLPLSLVRARLAQRFTLTDIAHRTGGPARYVQVAETGGRLGFITPLSHNFCESCNRVRVTCTGTLFLCLGQEDAADLRAPLRASAGDDLLHAAIDAAIAKKPKGHDFVIDRQRSEPALGRHMSVTGG, translated from the coding sequence ATGGGTGCGGCGCGGCCGGCCACGGTGCCGATGGTCGATTCATTCGGCCGCCATATCCATTACCTGCGCGTGTCGGTGACCGACCGCTGCGACTTCCGCTGCATCTACTGCATGAGCGAGACCATGTCGTTCCTGCCCCGGCAGGATCTGCTCTCGCTGGAGGAGCTCGACCGGCTGTGCAGCGCCTTCGTCGTCAAGGGCGTGCGGCGGCTGCGCCTGACCGGCGGCGAGCCGCTGGTGCGGCGCGACGTGATGACGCTGATCGCGTCGCTGTCGCGCCATCTCGTCACCGGCGCGCTGGAGGAGCTGACGCTCACCACCAACGGCTCGCGGCTCGCCACATTCGCGGCCGCCCTCGCCGGCAGCGGCGTCCGGCGGGTCAATGTCTCGCTCGACACCCGCAACCCCGACACCTTCCGCGCCATCACCCGCGGGGGCGGCCTCGAGACCGTGCAGGCCGGCATCAAAGCGGCCCGCGCCGCCGGCCTCAAGGTCAAGATCAACACCGTCGCCCTCAAGGGTATCAATGACGGCGAGATCGAAGAGCTGATCCGCTGGGCGCACGGCGAGGGCATGGACCTCACGCTGATCGAGGTGATGCCGCTCGGCGAAGTGGCCGGCGACCGTCTCGACCAGTATCTCCCGCTCTCGCTGGTGCGCGCCCGGCTCGCCCAGCGCTTCACCCTCACCGACATCGCCCACCGCACCGGCGGCCCCGCCCGCTACGTGCAGGTGGCCGAGACCGGCGGCCGGCTCGGCTTCATCACGCCGCTGAGCCACAATTTCTGCGAAAGCTGCAACCGCGTGCGCGTCACCTGCACCGGAACGCTGTTCCTGTGCCTGGGCCAGGAGGACGCCGCCGACCTCAGGGCACCGCTGCGCGCCTCGGCCGGCGACGACCTGCTCCACGCGGCGATCGACGCGGCGATCGCAAAAAAGCCCAAGGGCCACGACTTCGTCATCGACCGCCAGCGGTCCGAGCCTGCGCTCGGCCGCCACATGAGCGTCACCGGCGGCTGA
- a CDS encoding gamma-butyrobetaine hydroxylase-like domain-containing protein: MSDEPRMPHEAQVWPVELRLSRDRRNLTVSFDDGRTFVLGAEYLRVESPSAEVQGHAPSERRTVAGKIDVAIAEVQPIGNYAVRLVFDDGHATGIYAWGFLAELGEQHGERWQRYLAELAAKGLSRERK, from the coding sequence ATGTCTGACGAGCCCCGTATGCCACATGAAGCGCAGGTCTGGCCGGTCGAGCTGCGCCTGAGCCGGGACCGCCGCAACCTGACGGTCAGCTTCGACGACGGCCGGACCTTCGTCCTCGGCGCCGAATATCTGCGCGTCGAGAGTCCCTCGGCCGAGGTGCAGGGCCACGCGCCGAGCGAGCGCAGGACCGTTGCCGGCAAGATCGACGTGGCGATCGCCGAAGTTCAGCCGATCGGCAATTATGCGGTGCGGCTGGTGTTCGACGACGGGCATGCCACCGGGATCTATGCCTGGGGCTTCCTGGCCGAGCTCGGCGAGCAGCATGGCGAGCGCTGGCAGCGCTATCTGGCCGAGCTTGCCGCCAAGGGCCTGTCGCGCGAGCGCAAGTGA
- a CDS encoding TIGR02301 family protein, with protein MRRFLILLLSLVAVSAAEAQPRPPGGMANRYGPPPPQRGWFFFDLFAPRRPPPPPMDLQERPPSSRKSSSAPSTGRSGTGGAAGAAAARPPGSGEEAKPAMPASVPPPYEGDLMRIAEIMGALHYLRPLCGAPEGQRWRNEMQALIEAEAPAEDRKEKLTRGFNNGYVAFERSYRTCTPAANLAVQRYLAEGSKLAHEIVARYGN; from the coding sequence ATGCGGCGCTTCCTGATCCTTCTTCTCTCCCTCGTCGCGGTTTCGGCCGCCGAGGCGCAGCCGCGCCCGCCCGGCGGCATGGCCAACCGGTACGGGCCGCCGCCGCCGCAGCGCGGCTGGTTCTTCTTCGATCTGTTTGCGCCGCGGCGCCCGCCACCGCCCCCGATGGATCTTCAGGAGCGTCCGCCGTCGTCGCGCAAATCCTCGTCGGCCCCATCGACCGGCCGCAGTGGCACCGGCGGCGCGGCCGGGGCTGCGGCGGCGCGGCCGCCCGGCAGCGGCGAGGAAGCCAAGCCGGCCATGCCGGCCTCGGTGCCGCCGCCCTATGAGGGCGACCTGATGCGCATCGCCGAGATCATGGGCGCGCTGCATTATCTGCGGCCGCTGTGCGGGGCGCCGGAGGGGCAGCGCTGGCGCAACGAGATGCAGGCGCTGATCGAGGCGGAAGCCCCGGCCGAGGACCGCAAGGAGAAGCTGACGCGCGGCTTCAACAACGGCTATGTCGCGTTCGAGCGCTCCTACCGCACCTGCACCCCGGCCGCCAATCTCGCCGTCCAGCGCTATCTGGCCGAGGGCTCCAAGCTCGCCCACGAGATCGTCGCCCGCTACGGCAACTGA
- a CDS encoding YgfZ/GcvT domain-containing protein, translated as MFATILTNRAVVAVGGDEARSFLDRLLTNSLAGVSPQRACHAALLTPQGKMVAEAFITEIAAEEGGGFLLDVARSQVDELVAKLGFYRLRAKVTIAEVGGEAVVAALWGEGAPGTLAHAVADPRLPALGFRAVIDREGAEDALIAAGATLADERAYHLHRIALGVPEPGLDYVLSETFPHEADMDQLAGIDFRKGCFIGQEVVSRMQHRGTARTRVVPVVATDGGFLPEAGLPVLAGDKTVGTMGSAVEGRGLALLRLDRVTDALTANLPLVCGGVHLKPVKPDWATFAFPGEG; from the coding sequence ATGTTCGCCACCATCCTCACCAACCGTGCCGTGGTCGCCGTCGGCGGCGACGAGGCGCGCAGCTTTCTCGACCGGCTCCTGACCAACAGCCTTGCGGGGGTGTCGCCGCAGCGGGCCTGCCACGCGGCGCTGCTGACGCCGCAGGGCAAGATGGTGGCCGAGGCGTTCATCACCGAGATTGCGGCCGAGGAGGGCGGCGGCTTCCTGCTCGATGTCGCGCGCTCGCAGGTCGACGAACTCGTCGCCAAGCTCGGCTTCTACCGGCTGCGGGCCAAGGTGACGATCGCCGAGGTCGGCGGCGAGGCGGTGGTGGCGGCGCTGTGGGGCGAGGGGGCGCCGGGCACGCTGGCGCATGCGGTTGCCGACCCGCGCCTGCCGGCGCTCGGCTTCCGGGCGGTGATCGACCGCGAGGGCGCCGAGGATGCGCTTATCGCGGCCGGCGCCACGCTGGCGGACGAGCGCGCCTATCACCTCCACCGCATCGCGCTCGGGGTTCCCGAGCCGGGCCTCGATTACGTGCTGAGCGAGACCTTTCCGCACGAGGCGGACATGGACCAGCTCGCCGGCATCGACTTCAGGAAGGGCTGCTTCATCGGCCAGGAGGTGGTGTCGCGCATGCAGCACCGCGGCACGGCGCGCACCCGGGTTGTGCCGGTGGTGGCGACCGATGGCGGCTTTCTCCCCGAGGCCGGCCTGCCGGTGCTGGCGGGCGACAAGACGGTCGGCACCATGGGCTCGGCGGTGGAGGGGCGGGGACTGGCGCTGCTGCGGCTCGACCGTGTTACCGACGCGCTCACCGCCAACCTGCCGCTGGTCTGCGGCGGCGTGCACCTGAAGCCGGTCAAGCCGGACTGGGCGACCTTCGCATTTCCCGGGGAGGGGTGA
- a CDS encoding GIY-YIG nuclease family protein: protein MAGWVYILSNRPNGTLYVGVTGDLIRRVWQHKTHVVASFTARYDLHRLVYFEEFATLPDAIQREKNIKHWPRAWKVRLIHAVNPDWDDLYESLI from the coding sequence ATGGCGGGCTGGGTCTATATCCTCTCCAACCGTCCGAACGGCACGCTCTATGTCGGCGTGACCGGCGACCTGATCCGTCGGGTCTGGCAGCACAAGACGCATGTCGTTGCGAGCTTCACAGCTCGTTATGACCTGCACCGGCTGGTCTATTTCGAGGAGTTCGCCACGCTGCCGGACGCGATCCAGCGCGAGAAGAACATCAAGCATTGGCCCAGGGCCTGGAAGGTTCGCCTGATCCACGCCGTGAACCCGGACTGGGACGATTTGTACGAATCTCTGATCTGA
- a CDS encoding SDR family NAD(P)-dependent oxidoreductase has protein sequence MSFSQSNQPGRTLLLTGASRGIGHATVKRFGAAGWRVITCSRHPFPEECPWAMGPEDHIQVDLGDPDDTQRAIDEIRARLPAGELHALVNNAAISPKGAGGARLGTMDSALDMWRGVFQVNFFAPIMLARGLVEELKAGQGAVVNVTSIAGSRVHPFAGAAYATSKAALAALTREMAADFGPLGVRVNAIAPGEIDTSILSPGTEKIVEEQIPMQRLGTPDEVAKIIYVLCTEWSSYVNGAEIMINGGQHV, from the coding sequence ATGAGTTTCTCCCAGTCCAACCAGCCGGGCCGCACGCTCCTGCTCACCGGCGCCTCGCGGGGTATCGGCCACGCCACGGTGAAGCGCTTCGGCGCCGCCGGCTGGCGCGTCATCACCTGCTCGCGCCACCCCTTCCCGGAGGAGTGCCCGTGGGCGATGGGGCCGGAGGACCACATCCAGGTCGATCTCGGCGATCCCGACGACACCCAGCGGGCGATCGACGAGATCCGCGCCCGCCTGCCGGCCGGCGAGCTGCACGCGCTGGTCAACAATGCCGCGATCTCGCCCAAGGGCGCGGGCGGCGCGCGGCTCGGCACCATGGACTCGGCGCTCGACATGTGGCGGGGCGTGTTCCAGGTGAACTTCTTCGCGCCGATCATGCTGGCGCGCGGCCTCGTCGAGGAGCTGAAGGCCGGCCAGGGCGCGGTGGTCAACGTCACCTCGATCGCCGGCTCGCGCGTCCACCCCTTTGCCGGCGCGGCCTACGCCACCTCCAAGGCCGCGCTCGCGGCACTGACCCGCGAGATGGCCGCCGATTTCGGCCCGCTCGGCGTGCGCGTCAACGCCATCGCGCCGGGCGAGATCGACACCTCGATCCTGTCGCCCGGCACCGAGAAGATCGTCGAGGAGCAGATCCCGATGCAGCGGCTCGGCACGCCCGACGAAGTGGCCAAGATCATCTATGTGCTGTGCACCGAATGGTCGTCCTACGTGAACGGCGCCGAGATCATGATCAATGGCGGCCAGCACGTATAG
- the pdxH gene encoding pyridoxamine 5'-phosphate oxidase has translation METPSWLTTGDFTGAEEPFRLFQAWLTDAEASEPNDPTAMALATVDADGLPNVRMVLLKGVDDRGFVFYTNTESQKGRELEGQPKAAVVFHWKSLHRQVRVRGPVERVSDAEADAYFASRPRGSRIGAWASAQSRPLESRLALEKSVAAYTARYAIGEVPRPPHWTGYRILPVSIEFWHDRPFRLHDRLQFRRLADGSWQKSRLYP, from the coding sequence ATGGAAACGCCATCCTGGTTAACGACTGGTGATTTCACCGGGGCCGAAGAGCCGTTTCGCCTGTTCCAGGCGTGGCTTACCGATGCGGAAGCGAGCGAGCCGAACGACCCCACCGCCATGGCGCTGGCCACCGTCGATGCCGACGGTCTGCCCAATGTGCGCATGGTGCTGCTGAAGGGCGTCGATGACCGCGGCTTCGTATTCTACACCAACACCGAGAGCCAGAAGGGCCGCGAGCTGGAAGGCCAGCCCAAGGCCGCCGTGGTGTTCCACTGGAAGAGCCTGCACCGGCAGGTGCGCGTGCGCGGGCCGGTGGAGCGGGTGAGCGACGCCGAGGCCGACGCCTATTTCGCCTCGCGCCCGCGCGGCTCGCGCATCGGCGCCTGGGCGTCGGCGCAGTCGCGGCCGCTGGAGAGCCGGCTGGCGCTGGAGAAGTCGGTGGCCGCCTACACCGCCCGCTACGCCATCGGCGAGGTGCCGCGTCCGCCGCACTGGACCGGCTATCGAATCCTGCCGGTGTCGATAGAATTCTGGCATGATCGGCCCTTCCGCCTTCACGATCGCCTCCAGTTCCGCCGGCTGGCCGATGGAAGCTGGCAGAAGAGCCGTCTCTATCCCTAG
- a CDS encoding RT0821/Lpp0805 family surface protein codes for MAVGLGLLLSGCAAISIPMGGLFGDDKDEATVTGSVKAPPAVTPVPDMDWRAARGALSQAMSRTDAGASVMWDNPVTGARGSITPLSAAVASATGKTCRTFLLSRVFGDNETWHQGEACLNGKHGWKVQAVRPLAVKT; via the coding sequence ATGGCTGTGGGACTCGGGCTGCTGCTGTCCGGCTGCGCGGCCATTTCCATTCCGATGGGCGGGCTGTTCGGCGACGACAAGGACGAGGCGACCGTCACCGGCTCGGTGAAGGCGCCGCCGGCGGTGACGCCGGTGCCCGACATGGACTGGCGGGCCGCTCGCGGCGCGCTGAGCCAGGCGATGAGCCGCACCGACGCCGGCGCGTCCGTGATGTGGGACAACCCGGTCACCGGCGCGCGCGGCAGCATCACGCCGTTGTCGGCCGCGGTGGCCTCGGCGACGGGAAAGACCTGCCGGACCTTCCTGCTGTCGCGTGTGTTCGGCGACAATGAGACATGGCACCAGGGCGAGGCCTGCCTAAACGGCAAGCATGGCTGGAAGGTGCAGGCGGTGCGACCGCTGGCCGTCAAGACCTGA
- a CDS encoding DnaJ C-terminal domain-containing protein: MRDPYDVLGVGRKATHDELKKAYRKLAKKLHPDANKSDPNASTKFAELNSAYEILGDETKRKQFDRGEIDAEGKPRFHGFEGAYPGAGGRGQGGFNAGFGGGPGAGFESFTFGPDGFRRAGRGAGPGGMEDILGDIFGAFGGRGGPQGGPQGGFQGGFGQATGRGDDVTASVTVTMAEAAKGAKTRVSLPTGKEVEVTIPAGITSGQTVRLRGLGHPSPVRQGQPGDALVTVEVAPHPTLKPDGADLRAEAAVPLADAVLGGKVRVDTLDGAVELTVPPMSSSGRTLRLRGRGLPKPAGGAGDLLVTLKITLPDAADPELDALMRKWRAQAQ; encoded by the coding sequence ATGCGCGACCCTTACGACGTGCTCGGCGTCGGCCGCAAGGCGACGCACGACGAGCTGAAGAAAGCGTATCGCAAGCTCGCCAAGAAGCTGCACCCGGACGCCAACAAGAGCGACCCCAACGCGTCGACCAAGTTCGCCGAACTCAACAGCGCCTACGAGATCCTCGGCGACGAGACCAAGCGCAAGCAGTTCGACCGCGGCGAGATCGACGCCGAAGGCAAGCCGCGGTTCCACGGCTTCGAGGGCGCTTATCCCGGTGCCGGCGGACGCGGCCAGGGCGGGTTCAACGCCGGGTTCGGCGGCGGGCCGGGCGCCGGCTTCGAGTCGTTCACCTTCGGCCCCGACGGATTCCGCCGCGCCGGCCGCGGCGCCGGGCCGGGTGGGATGGAAGACATACTGGGCGATATCTTCGGCGCCTTCGGCGGACGCGGCGGGCCGCAGGGTGGCCCCCAGGGCGGCTTCCAGGGCGGCTTCGGACAGGCCACCGGCCGCGGCGACGACGTCACCGCCTCGGTGACGGTGACCATGGCGGAGGCGGCCAAGGGCGCCAAGACGCGCGTCTCGCTGCCGACCGGCAAGGAGGTCGAGGTGACGATCCCGGCCGGCATCACCTCCGGCCAGACGGTGCGGCTGCGCGGCCTCGGCCACCCCAGCCCGGTGCGCCAGGGCCAGCCCGGCGACGCGCTGGTGACGGTCGAGGTGGCGCCTCACCCGACGCTGAAGCCCGACGGCGCCGATCTGCGCGCCGAGGCGGCGGTGCCGCTCGCCGATGCGGTGCTGGGCGGCAAGGTGCGGGTCGACACGCTGGACGGCGCGGTGGAGCTGACCGTGCCGCCGATGAGTTCGAGCGGCCGGACGCTGCGGCTGCGCGGCCGCGGCCTGCCCAAGCCCGCGGGCGGCGCCGGCGACCTGTTGGTGACGCTCAAGATCACGCTGCCCGATGCCGCCGATCCGGAGCTCGACGCCCTGATGCGCAAGTGGCGCGCGCAGGCGCAGTGA
- the fabI gene encoding enoyl-ACP reductase FabI, translating to MSGGSGVMKGRRGLVMGVANNRSIAWGIAKSCHEQGAELAFTYQGEALEKRVRPLAAELGAAVVGHCDVTDPATIDQVFEEVKRVWGGLDFLVHCIAFSDKDELTGRYIETSADNFSKSLFISCYSFTAIAQRAEKLMQPGGAMLTLTYYGAEKWMPHYNVMGVAKAALEASVRYLAADLGPNGIRVNAVSAGPIKTLAASGIGDFRYILKWNELNSPLRRTVTIEEVGDVGMYLVSDLSRGVTGEIHHVDAGYHVVGMKNPDAPDLTLAKD from the coding sequence ATGAGTGGTGGTTCGGGCGTGATGAAGGGCCGGCGCGGCCTCGTGATGGGGGTCGCCAACAACCGGTCGATCGCCTGGGGCATTGCCAAATCCTGCCACGAGCAGGGGGCGGAACTCGCGTTCACTTATCAGGGCGAGGCGCTGGAGAAGCGGGTGCGGCCGCTGGCGGCCGAACTCGGCGCGGCCGTGGTCGGCCATTGCGACGTCACCGATCCGGCGACCATCGATCAGGTGTTCGAGGAGGTGAAGCGGGTGTGGGGCGGGCTCGATTTCCTGGTCCACTGCATCGCGTTCTCGGACAAGGACGAGCTGACGGGCCGCTACATCGAGACCTCGGCCGACAATTTCTCCAAGTCGTTGTTCATCAGCTGCTATTCCTTCACCGCCATCGCCCAGCGGGCGGAGAAGCTGATGCAGCCCGGCGGCGCCATGCTGACGCTGACCTATTACGGCGCCGAGAAGTGGATGCCGCATTACAACGTGATGGGCGTGGCCAAGGCGGCGCTGGAGGCCTCGGTGCGCTACCTCGCCGCCGATCTCGGCCCCAACGGCATCCGCGTCAACGCGGTTTCGGCCGGGCCGATCAAGACGCTCGCTGCCTCCGGCATCGGCGACTTCCGCTATATCCTGAAGTGGAACGAGCTGAACTCGCCGCTGCGCCGCACCGTCACCATCGAGGAGGTCGGCGACGTTGGGATGTATCTGGTGTCGGACTTGTCGCGCGGCGTCACCGGCGAAATCCATCATGTCGATGCCGGCTACCATGTCGTCGGCATGAAGAACCCCGACGCGCCGGACCTGACCCTGGCCAAGGACTGA